In a genomic window of Mastomys coucha isolate ucsf_1 unplaced genomic scaffold, UCSF_Mcou_1 pScaffold17, whole genome shotgun sequence:
- the Ttc14 gene encoding tetratricopeptide repeat protein 14 isoform X2 has product MDRDLLRQSLGCHGPALLSLLRNEQQDNPHFRSLLGTAAEPARGAAPPPGAGRKEKRVDNIEIQKFISKKADLLFAVSWKSDASPPSEVHDDNDNLYAVMPPLEQFMEIPSMDRRELFFRDIERGDIVIGRISSIREFGFFMVLICLGSGIMRDISHLEITALCPLRDVPSHSNHGDPLSYYQTGDIIRAGIKDIDRYHEKLAVSLYSSSLPPHMSGIKLGVITSEELPLYYRRSVELNSNSLESYENIMQSSLGFVNPGVVEFLLEKLGIHESHPPSLMRGLQSKNFSEDDFASALRKKQSASWALKCVKIGVDYFKVGRHVDAMNEYNKALEIDKQNVEALVARGALYATKGSLNKAIEDFELALENCPTHRNARKYLCQTLVERGGQLEEEEKFLNAESYYKKALSLDETFKDAEDALQKLHKYMQKKRRKSSSSSSSVSSADESVSSSTSSSSSSHKRHKKNKRNRSESSRSSKRHWSRTSSGHTDQSRKDDCYPVPTNTSASFLNQKQEVEKLLEKQDRLQCPNAQVKEKERGLLTSSVEVQDDLGGRSDFCNSYKTQAGSSKTEKPYKSERHFSSRRNSSDSFSRNSEDKMKASSYRRFEKDTEGRKDHSRRWEPSSVKCSTSPASSDYSWKSLEKQKKYMYSGSRDVSKHEQRYQLNTNQGERAHEKEDPCGEGNKTQAPEEMLNSKEQPESRVKKNLPQNLLNIFNQIAEFEKEKGNKPKK; this is encoded by the exons ATGGACCGCGACTTGCTGCGGCAGTCGCTGGGCTGTCACGGCCCGGCGCTGCTGTCGCTGCTGCGCAACGAGCAGCAAGACAACCCGCACTTCCGGAGCCTGCTGGGCACGGCGGCCGAGCCAGCCCGCGGCGCGGCGCCGCCTCCGGGAGCCGGCAG gaaagagaagagagttgACAacattgaaatacaaaaattcaTCTCTAAAAAAGCGGATCTGCTCTTTGCCGTGTCTTGGAAATCAGATGCTTCTCCACCCTCTGAAGTTCATGATGACAATGACA ATCTTTATGCCGTCATGCCACCTTTAGAGCAGTTCATGGAGATCCCGAGCATGGACCGGAGAGAGCTGTTCTTCCGAGATATTGAACGTGGTGATATAGTGATTGGAAGAATTAGCTCTATTCGAGAATTTGGTTTTTTCATGGTGTTGATCTGTTTAGGAAGTGGCATCATGAGAGATATATCTCACTTAGAAATCACA GCTCTTTGTCCATTAAGAGATGTGCCTTCTCACAGTAACCATGGAGATCCTTTATCATATTACCAAACTGGTGACATAATTCGAG cTGGAATCAAGGATATTGACCGATACCATGAAAAACTtgcagtttctctgtatagctcatcTCTTCCTCCACACATGTCTGGCATTAAACTAGGTGTGATTACTTCTGAAGAGCTTCCTTTGTACTACAG gagGAGTGTTGAACTAAATAGTAATTCTTTGGAGTCCTATGAAAATATCATGCAGAGTTCTCTGGGATTTGTTAATCCAGGAGTAGTTGAATTCCTTCTAGAGAAACTAGGAATACATGAATCTCATCCACCATCCTTAATGAGAGGCCTACAAAG CAAAAATTTCTCTGAAGATGATTTTGCTTCAGCATTAAGAAAGAAACAGTCGGCATCTTGGGCTTTAAAATG TGTGAAGATTGGAGTCGATTATTTTAAGGTGGGGCGACACGTGGATGCTATGAACGAATACAATAAAGCTCTGGaaatagacaaacaaaatgtGGAAGCTCTGGTAGCTCGTGGAGCATT ATATGCAACAAAAGGAAGTCTAAACAAAGCAATAGAAGATTTTGAGCTCGCATTAGAAAACTGCCCAACTCACAGGAATGCAAGGAAATATCTCTGCCAGACACTTGTAGAAAGGGGAGGGCA gttagaagaagaagaaaagtttttaaatgcTGAAAGTTACTATAAGAAAGCGCTGTCTTTGGATGAGACTTTTAAGGATGCAGAGGATGCTTTGCAGAAGCTTCATAAATATATGCAG aagaaaagaagaaaatcatcatcttcctcttcaaGTGTTTCTTCTGCTGATGAATCCGTTTCTTCTTCcacatcttcttcctcttctagccATAAACGGCataagaaaaataagaggaaTCGTTCAGAGTCTTCTCGCAGTTCAAAGAGGCACTGGTCTAGGACATCTTCAGGCCACACGGATCAAAGTAGGAAAGATGATTGCTACCCAGTTCCAACTAACACTTCAGCATCTTTCCTTAATCAGAAGCAAGAAGTGGAGAAACTGCTGGAAAAGCAGGATAGGTTACAGTGTCCAAATGCAcaggtaaaagagaaagagagaggtctTCTCACATCTTCAGTTGAAGTACAAGATGATTTGGGAGGTAGGTCAGATTTTTGCAATAGCTATAAAACCCAGGCAGGTAGTAGCAAAACCGAAAAGCCATATAAATCAGAAAGACATTTCTCCAGTAGGAGAAATTCCTCAGATTCCTTCTCTAGAAATTCAGAGGACAAGATGAAAGCATCTAGTTACCGAAGATTTGAAAAGGacacagagggaagaaaagatcACTCTAGGAGGTGGGAGCCAAGTTCTGTGAAGTGCTCTACCTCACCAGCAAGTTCAGACTACTCTTGGAAgtcactggaaaaacaaaaaaaatatatgtactcTGGATCACGGGATGTCAGTAAACATGAGCAAAGATACCAGTTAAACACAAATCAGGGAGAGCGTGCGCATGAAAAGGAGGACCCCTGTGGGGAGGGTAACAAAACTCAGGCTCCAGAGGAAATGCTAAATAGCAAAGAGCAGCCAGAAagcagagttaaaaaaaatttacctCAAAATTTGCTCAATATATTTAATCAGATAGctgaatttgagaaagaaaaaggaaataagccAAAAAAATGA
- the Ttc14 gene encoding tetratricopeptide repeat protein 14 isoform X1, whose amino-acid sequence MDRDLLRQSLGCHGPALLSLLRNEQQDNPHFRSLLGTAAEPARGAAPPPGAGRKEKRVDNIEIQKFISKKADLLFAVSWKSDASPPSEVHDDNDNLYAVMPPLEQFMEIPSMDRRELFFRDIERGDIVIGRISSIREFGFFMVLICLGSGIMRDISHLEITALCPLRDVPSHSNHGDPLSYYQTGDIIRAGIKDIDRYHEKLAVSLYSSSLPPHMSGIKLGVITSEELPLYYRRSVELNSNSLESYENIMQSSLGFVNPGVVEFLLEKLGIHESHPPSLMRGLQSKNFSEDDFASALRKKQSASWALKCVKIGVDYFKVGRHVDAMNEYNKALEIDKQNVEALVARGALYATKGSLNKAIEDFELALENCPTHRNARKYLCQTLVERGGQLEEEEKFLNAESYYKKALSLDETFKDAEDALQKLHKYMQKSLELREKQAEKEEKQKTKKIETSAEKLRKLLKEEKRLKKKRRKSSSSSSSVSSADESVSSSTSSSSSSHKRHKKNKRNRSESSRSSKRHWSRTSSGHTDQSRKDDCYPVPTNTSASFLNQKQEVEKLLEKQDRLQCPNAQVKEKERGLLTSSVEVQDDLGGRSDFCNSYKTQAGSSKTEKPYKSERHFSSRRNSSDSFSRNSEDKMKASSYRRFEKDTEGRKDHSRRWEPSSVKCSTSPASSDYSWKSLEKQKKYMYSGSRDVSKHEQRYQLNTNQGERAHEKEDPCGEGNKTQAPEEMLNSKEQPESRVKKNLPQNLLNIFNQIAEFEKEKGNKPKK is encoded by the exons ATGGACCGCGACTTGCTGCGGCAGTCGCTGGGCTGTCACGGCCCGGCGCTGCTGTCGCTGCTGCGCAACGAGCAGCAAGACAACCCGCACTTCCGGAGCCTGCTGGGCACGGCGGCCGAGCCAGCCCGCGGCGCGGCGCCGCCTCCGGGAGCCGGCAG gaaagagaagagagttgACAacattgaaatacaaaaattcaTCTCTAAAAAAGCGGATCTGCTCTTTGCCGTGTCTTGGAAATCAGATGCTTCTCCACCCTCTGAAGTTCATGATGACAATGACA ATCTTTATGCCGTCATGCCACCTTTAGAGCAGTTCATGGAGATCCCGAGCATGGACCGGAGAGAGCTGTTCTTCCGAGATATTGAACGTGGTGATATAGTGATTGGAAGAATTAGCTCTATTCGAGAATTTGGTTTTTTCATGGTGTTGATCTGTTTAGGAAGTGGCATCATGAGAGATATATCTCACTTAGAAATCACA GCTCTTTGTCCATTAAGAGATGTGCCTTCTCACAGTAACCATGGAGATCCTTTATCATATTACCAAACTGGTGACATAATTCGAG cTGGAATCAAGGATATTGACCGATACCATGAAAAACTtgcagtttctctgtatagctcatcTCTTCCTCCACACATGTCTGGCATTAAACTAGGTGTGATTACTTCTGAAGAGCTTCCTTTGTACTACAG gagGAGTGTTGAACTAAATAGTAATTCTTTGGAGTCCTATGAAAATATCATGCAGAGTTCTCTGGGATTTGTTAATCCAGGAGTAGTTGAATTCCTTCTAGAGAAACTAGGAATACATGAATCTCATCCACCATCCTTAATGAGAGGCCTACAAAG CAAAAATTTCTCTGAAGATGATTTTGCTTCAGCATTAAGAAAGAAACAGTCGGCATCTTGGGCTTTAAAATG TGTGAAGATTGGAGTCGATTATTTTAAGGTGGGGCGACACGTGGATGCTATGAACGAATACAATAAAGCTCTGGaaatagacaaacaaaatgtGGAAGCTCTGGTAGCTCGTGGAGCATT ATATGCAACAAAAGGAAGTCTAAACAAAGCAATAGAAGATTTTGAGCTCGCATTAGAAAACTGCCCAACTCACAGGAATGCAAGGAAATATCTCTGCCAGACACTTGTAGAAAGGGGAGGGCA gttagaagaagaagaaaagtttttaaatgcTGAAAGTTACTATAAGAAAGCGCTGTCTTTGGATGAGACTTTTAAGGATGCAGAGGATGCTTTGCAGAAGCTTCATAAATATATGCAG aaatcTTTGGAATTAAGAGAAAAACAagctgaaaaggaagaaaagcagaaaacaaagaaaatagaaacaagtgCAGAAAAGTTGCGTAAGCTcttaaaagaggagaaaag gctaaagaagaaaagaagaaaatcatcatcttcctcttcaaGTGTTTCTTCTGCTGATGAATCCGTTTCTTCTTCcacatcttcttcctcttctagccATAAACGGCataagaaaaataagaggaaTCGTTCAGAGTCTTCTCGCAGTTCAAAGAGGCACTGGTCTAGGACATCTTCAGGCCACACGGATCAAAGTAGGAAAGATGATTGCTACCCAGTTCCAACTAACACTTCAGCATCTTTCCTTAATCAGAAGCAAGAAGTGGAGAAACTGCTGGAAAAGCAGGATAGGTTACAGTGTCCAAATGCAcaggtaaaagagaaagagagaggtctTCTCACATCTTCAGTTGAAGTACAAGATGATTTGGGAGGTAGGTCAGATTTTTGCAATAGCTATAAAACCCAGGCAGGTAGTAGCAAAACCGAAAAGCCATATAAATCAGAAAGACATTTCTCCAGTAGGAGAAATTCCTCAGATTCCTTCTCTAGAAATTCAGAGGACAAGATGAAAGCATCTAGTTACCGAAGATTTGAAAAGGacacagagggaagaaaagatcACTCTAGGAGGTGGGAGCCAAGTTCTGTGAAGTGCTCTACCTCACCAGCAAGTTCAGACTACTCTTGGAAgtcactggaaaaacaaaaaaaatatatgtactcTGGATCACGGGATGTCAGTAAACATGAGCAAAGATACCAGTTAAACACAAATCAGGGAGAGCGTGCGCATGAAAAGGAGGACCCCTGTGGGGAGGGTAACAAAACTCAGGCTCCAGAGGAAATGCTAAATAGCAAAGAGCAGCCAGAAagcagagttaaaaaaaatttacctCAAAATTTGCTCAATATATTTAATCAGATAGctgaatttgagaaagaaaaaggaaataagccAAAAAAATGA